The DNA sequence CCGTACCTGGCACCGGTGCCGGAGAAGTACCTGAACACCACCGGCATGCAGGACGTCACCGCGGCCTACATGGACGTGGCGACCTGGGACGGCAAGGTCGTGCAGTACCCGGTGGACGGCGACCGGCACTACCTCAAGATCCGCGCCGATGTGCTGAAGGACCCCAAGTGGCAGGCACAGTACAAGACGGCCACGGGCAAGGACCTGAAGGTCCCCACCACATGGGCCGAATACCAGGACATAGCCGAGGCCTTCAGCGGCAAGGACTTCGACGGCGACGGCAAGAAGAACTACGGGAGCGCCGAGGTCACCAAGCGCGATGACCTGACGTTCTCCGCGTTCATCAGCCGGGCGGCGCCGTACGTGAAGAATCCGGACGTCAAGGGCGGTGTCTTCTTCGACGAAGAGACCATGAAGCCGCTGATCAACACGCCCGGCTTCGTCCGCGCCCTGCAGGACATGGTCAAGGCCAAGTCCACCTGGGCACCCGGCGGCGCCAACTTCGGCCTGGGAGACGAGATCTTCTCCTTCGGCGGCGGCCAGACACTGATGTCCTACTCCTGGGACGACGCCTTCATCCAGGCCCAGCAGCCGGACAGCAGAATCCGCAACACGGTTGAGGCGGCGCCGCTACCGGGCTCCACGGAGGTCTACAACCGCACCACGAAGTCGTGGGACAAGAAGGCGAACCAGGCGGCCTACTTCACCTGGGGATGGACCTCCGCGGTGGCCAAGGCGTCCAGCCACCAGGAGATGGCCTTCGACTACCTGTGCTTCTTCAGCAACGAGGCCAACACCGCTCTCGACCTGACCATCGGACGCTTCGGCGTCAACCCCTACCGCATCTCCCACTTCGCCCCGGAGTTCTGGGAGAAGCAGGGCTGGGACAAGGACGTCGCCAAGGCGTACGTGGACACGCTCTCCGGCATGGAAGAGAACCCCAACCGCGTCTTCGACCTGCGTGTCCCCGGCGTCAACCAGTACATGTCCGCGCTGGCCAACGGAGTCGCCGCGGCGCTGGCGGGCCAGGAGTCCCCGCAGCGGGCGCTGGACGGCGTGGCCGGGGAATGGGCCAAGATCACCAACCAGATCGGCAAGGACAAGGTCCGAAGCGCCTATCGCAACGTGGTCGCGCTCGAGGACGAGTCCTGATCCGAACGCAGGGCGCCCCGGATGGCCGGACCGCACCGGCCGGTCACCCGGGGGCTCCCGCTTCCTTCCGCAAGGAGACCCATGGACGGCCTGCGCCGGCACAAGAGCATGTTCCTGCTGCCGGGACTGCTCACCCTCTTCCTGATCATTATTTTCCCGCTGCTGTTCACCATCCGCGTCAGCTTCTCCGGCTGGAACGTCAGCAACCCTCAGATGGACTTCATCGGCGGGGCCAACTACACCGCAATGCTGGACGACAGCCGCTTCTGGTCCTCCATCACCCGGCTGACCCTGCTGGCGGGCGGCACGGTCCTGATCCAGTACCTCATCGGCTTCGGCATGGCCCTACTGGTCTGGCGCGAGGCACGCGGCCGCAGATTCTGGCGGGTGCTCTTTCTCGTCCCCATGATGACCACGCCCGTGGTGATGGCCGCCATCTGGCAGACGATCTTCCATGAGTCGCTGGGCCCGGTGAACGACCTCCTGGAGATGCTGGGCCTGACGAAGATTCCCTGGCTCACCGAGTCCGGACCGGCCCTGTTCGCGCTGATGACCGTCGAGGTCTGGCAGTGGACCCCCTTCATGTTCCTGTTGCTGCTGGCCGGCCTGCTCAGCCTTCCCAAGGAACCGTTCATGGCGGCCGCGATCGACGGCGCCGGCACCTGGCGCACCTTCTGGAAGGTGACCTTCCCACTGATGGCACCGGTCTCGGTGGCGGCGGTCATCATCCGGCTGATCGAAGCGTCCAAGCTCTCCGACAGCGTCTACGTCCTGACGTCCGGCGGGCCGGGGTCCTCCACGGAGACCCCGGGTTACTACCTCTACATCCAGGGCCTCCGCGATCAGCAGACCGGCTACAGCGGGGCGATGTCCCTGACCTACCTCGTCCTGATGATCGTCACGCTCACGGTCGTCGCCGCCCTGCTCACCAGGGCCCTCAAGCTGAAGGGGGACTCATGAGGTCGCGCCTTTATCCCGTATTCAAGTACACCGTGATCGCCCTGTGGGCCTGCTTCGTCGCGGGACCGTTCTTCTGGGCGATGACGACCAGCTTCAAGAACGCCAACGCGGTCCAGGGCGGCCCCACCTACGTCCCCTGGGCGCAGTACGAGCCCACCCTCACCGGCTGGCGCAACATCTTCGGCGGAGCCGGCGGCATCGATGTGATCGATCCCTTCATCAACAGTGCCATCGTCACCATCGCCGCGTCCGCCATCAGCCTGGCCCTCGGATCACTGGCCGCCTACGCACTGTCCCGGTACCGGTTCAAGCTGGGCTTCATCAAGAACAGCGACATCGTCTTCTTCTTCGTCTCCCAGCGGATCATGCCGCCCGTCGTCCTGGTGATCCCCTTCTTCTACCTCCTGCAATACGGCGGCCTCCTGGACACCATCGCGGGCCTGGTCATCGTGACGGTCGCGCTCCTACTGCCCATCGCCGTCTGGGTGATGGTGGACTTCTTCAACGGCATCCCCCGGGAGATCGACGAGATGGCGATGCTGGAGGGCTGCCCGCCGTTCCAGACCTTCGTACGAGCGATCCTGCCGAACTCCCTGCCCGGGCTGACCGTCGCGGCCATGTTCTGCGCCGTGTTCGGCTGGAACGACTTCTTCTTCGCCTTCCGGCTGACCTTCACCGAGGTCCAGACGCTGCCCCAGGCGGTCGTCGCCCTCAACTCCTCCATTCCACCGTGGTGGACGCTGTCCGCCGCCGCACTCTTCGGCGTGGCACCACTGATCCTGCTCGCCCTCTGGGTGGAGCGCCTACTGTCCAAGGGGAACCTGTCGGGAGCGGTCCGATGAACCTCAACGCCACTGATCTGTGCCTGACCGTCGACGGCGTCGACCACCTCAAGAACGTGACCGCAACCTTCCAGCCTGGACGGCTCCACACCGTCATCGGCCGGACGATGGCAGGGAAGACGACGCTGCTGCGGGCCCTGGCCGGCCTGCAGAACGTGGACTCCGGCTCCCTGACCCGGGCGGGAGCCGACTTCCAGAAGACGCCGGTGTGGCGGCGCGACACCGCCATGGTCTACCAGCAGTTCATCAACTACCCGCATCTCAACGTGTACGACAACGTGGCCTTCCCGCTGAAGCGGGCCAAGCTGTCACGCGACGAGATCCGGCGCAGGGTGCGCCACAGCCTGGCGAGCGTGGGCCTCACGGACCTTGAGAAGCGCAAGCCCTCCCAGCTCTCCGGCGGCCAGCAGCAGCGCGTCGC is a window from the Streptomyces sp. NBC_00299 genome containing:
- a CDS encoding extracellular solute-binding protein, coding for MRSRPYPGLVAVAAAAALTATACTAQNEAQQKPKEKTALFKPGSDIGYQKYGKNYPATKVKDVPGSCSYESISRKDYSGQTLKIISHAVPVIGEPTQLHAKQFEEITGGKVEVVNVPFGELHQKILTPLQAGQPAYDVMFYPSLWIGDLAPYLAPVPEKYLNTTGMQDVTAAYMDVATWDGKVVQYPVDGDRHYLKIRADVLKDPKWQAQYKTATGKDLKVPTTWAEYQDIAEAFSGKDFDGDGKKNYGSAEVTKRDDLTFSAFISRAAPYVKNPDVKGGVFFDEETMKPLINTPGFVRALQDMVKAKSTWAPGGANFGLGDEIFSFGGGQTLMSYSWDDAFIQAQQPDSRIRNTVEAAPLPGSTEVYNRTTKSWDKKANQAAYFTWGWTSAVAKASSHQEMAFDYLCFFSNEANTALDLTIGRFGVNPYRISHFAPEFWEKQGWDKDVAKAYVDTLSGMEENPNRVFDLRVPGVNQYMSALANGVAAALAGQESPQRALDGVAGEWAKITNQIGKDKVRSAYRNVVALEDES
- a CDS encoding carbohydrate ABC transporter permease, with amino-acid sequence MDGLRRHKSMFLLPGLLTLFLIIIFPLLFTIRVSFSGWNVSNPQMDFIGGANYTAMLDDSRFWSSITRLTLLAGGTVLIQYLIGFGMALLVWREARGRRFWRVLFLVPMMTTPVVMAAIWQTIFHESLGPVNDLLEMLGLTKIPWLTESGPALFALMTVEVWQWTPFMFLLLLAGLLSLPKEPFMAAAIDGAGTWRTFWKVTFPLMAPVSVAAVIIRLIEASKLSDSVYVLTSGGPGSSTETPGYYLYIQGLRDQQTGYSGAMSLTYLVLMIVTLTVVAALLTRALKLKGDS
- a CDS encoding carbohydrate ABC transporter permease — translated: MRSRLYPVFKYTVIALWACFVAGPFFWAMTTSFKNANAVQGGPTYVPWAQYEPTLTGWRNIFGGAGGIDVIDPFINSAIVTIAASAISLALGSLAAYALSRYRFKLGFIKNSDIVFFFVSQRIMPPVVLVIPFFYLLQYGGLLDTIAGLVIVTVALLLPIAVWVMVDFFNGIPREIDEMAMLEGCPPFQTFVRAILPNSLPGLTVAAMFCAVFGWNDFFFAFRLTFTEVQTLPQAVVALNSSIPPWWTLSAAALFGVAPLILLALWVERLLSKGNLSGAVR